One part of the Actinomyces howellii genome encodes these proteins:
- a CDS encoding helix-turn-helix domain-containing protein → MVRGTGHGRRLGAQGRGAIAAGLARGDSLASIARFLGVAVSTVSREVAAGGGRQAYDPQARHARACSMVCVSPL, encoded by the coding sequence ATGGTCCGGGGTACCGGGCACGGCAGGCGTCTGGGGGCTCAGGGGCGCGGCGCGATCGCTGCGGGCCTGGCCAGGGGTGATTCCCTGGCCTCGATCGCCCGGTTCCTGGGGGTGGCTGTCTCCACGGTCAGCCGCGAGGTCGCTGCCGGCGGGGGCCGGCAGGCCTACGACCCCCAGGCCCGCCACGCCCGGGCGTGTTCAATGGTCTGTGTAAGCCCTCTTTGA
- a CDS encoding ATP-binding cassette domain-containing protein: MTVIVEDLSVSIAGRRLVDGVGLTLTSGERTALVGASGAGKSLACAALAGTLPPGATATGRLTVRRTDRPEPDDGVNLLDLPAARRPSSSRIALVQQDPSTSLHPLETVGTQVAAAARAAGASRDGARSRALELLERVGLDADLAARVPARLSGGQRQRAAVALALACEPVLIVADEPTTALDVVARAELLAVLVEVTSPWSDSVGGADKGAADAPALLLVTHDLPAAGTCERVVVLDEGQVVESGDSRSVLTRPLHEVTRAMCEAAREESLAGALAAIESRAAVDDCALCEITQGESGRRPGYMPRSRVLAAGAPSSAQGRHGE, translated from the coding sequence ATGACCGTCATCGTGGAGGACCTGAGCGTGAGCATCGCCGGTCGCCGTCTGGTCGACGGCGTCGGCCTGACGCTCACCTCCGGTGAGCGCACCGCCCTGGTCGGCGCATCAGGGGCGGGTAAGTCCCTGGCCTGCGCCGCGCTGGCCGGCACACTGCCTCCGGGCGCCACCGCCACGGGGCGCCTGACCGTCCGTCGCACCGACCGCCCCGAGCCCGACGACGGCGTCAACCTCCTCGACCTGCCCGCTGCGCGCCGGCCCTCCTCCAGCCGCATCGCCCTGGTCCAGCAGGACCCCTCGACCTCCCTGCACCCCCTGGAGACCGTCGGCACCCAGGTCGCGGCGGCGGCCCGTGCGGCAGGCGCCAGCCGCGACGGGGCCCGCTCACGGGCCCTCGAGCTGCTCGAGCGCGTCGGGCTCGATGCCGACCTGGCCGCGCGCGTGCCCGCACGTCTGTCCGGGGGCCAGCGCCAGCGTGCCGCGGTCGCTCTCGCGCTGGCCTGCGAGCCGGTGCTCATCGTGGCCGACGAGCCCACCACGGCGCTCGACGTCGTGGCCCGGGCCGAGCTGCTGGCGGTCCTCGTCGAGGTGACCAGCCCCTGGTCCGACTCCGTCGGAGGCGCGGACAAGGGCGCCGCCGACGCCCCCGCGCTCCTCCTGGTCACCCACGACCTGCCCGCGGCCGGCACCTGCGAGCGCGTCGTCGTCCTGGACGAGGGCCAGGTGGTGGAGTCCGGTGACTCCCGGTCCGTCCTGACCCGCCCGCTGCACGAGGTCACCCGCGCCATGTGCGAGGCGGCGCGCGAGGAGAGCCTGGCGGGCGCCCTGGCCGCCATCGAGAGCCGTGCCGCCGTCGATGACTGCGCCCTGTGCGAGATCACCCAGGGGGAGTCCGGCCGGAGACCGGGGTACATGCCGCGCTCGCGGGTCCTTGCCGCCGGGGCCCCGTCGTCGGCCCAGGGGCGTCACGGTGAGTGA
- a CDS encoding ABC transporter ATP-binding protein, producing the protein MSEPALEVTGLTRSYPEASGRRTVLHEVDLTVPQGSSVALLGRSGCGKTTLLKALLLIDRPGRTDTGTIRLDGRVVRRPRLGSAALRPYRRAVQCVPQDPAAGLDPRRDVLSQVTGAMATLGVPGARQDHEATAVGLLSALDLPRESWRRRPHEISGGQAQRLAIARALAPGPRYLLLDEPVSGLDPRRRHQVLDLLAGLVDDGGLCVPDPSPRPGVLIVSHDLAAVARVCDRAVVMDGGRIVEDVPTTGLLESPTHPTARALRDALPRMPV; encoded by the coding sequence GTGAGTGAGCCGGCCCTGGAGGTCACGGGCCTGACCCGCTCCTACCCCGAGGCATCCGGACGGCGCACCGTCCTGCACGAGGTCGACCTCACCGTCCCGCAGGGAAGCAGCGTCGCGCTGCTGGGGCGCTCGGGCTGCGGCAAGACCACCCTGCTCAAGGCCCTGCTCCTCATCGACCGCCCCGGGCGAACGGACACGGGCACGATCAGGCTCGACGGGCGCGTCGTGCGCCGCCCGCGCCTGGGCTCGGCGGCGCTGCGCCCCTACCGGCGCGCCGTCCAGTGCGTCCCCCAGGACCCCGCTGCCGGCCTCGACCCCCGCCGCGACGTCCTGTCCCAGGTCACCGGCGCGATGGCGACGCTCGGGGTGCCCGGTGCCAGGCAGGACCACGAGGCCACCGCGGTCGGGCTCCTGAGCGCCCTCGACCTGCCGCGGGAGAGCTGGCGCCGCCGTCCCCACGAGATCTCCGGCGGCCAGGCCCAGCGCCTGGCCATCGCCCGGGCCCTGGCGCCCGGCCCGCGCTACCTCCTGCTCGACGAGCCGGTCTCCGGCCTCGACCCCCGCCGCCGCCACCAGGTCCTCGACCTGCTCGCCGGCCTGGTCGACGACGGCGGGCTGTGCGTGCCCGACCCCTCACCCCGGCCCGGGGTGCTCATCGTCTCCCACGACCTGGCGGCCGTCGCACGAGTCTGCGACAGGGCCGTGGTCATGGACGGCGGGCGGATCGTCGAGGACGTGCCCACCACCGGGCTCCTGGAGTCCCCGACGCACCCGACTGCCCGTGCCCTGCGCGACGCCCTGCCCCGCATGCCCGTCTGA
- a CDS encoding ABC transporter substrate-binding protein: MDTSTPLTAATALSRRHVLALLGVGAAAGALAACSDSTSAGSSGADGRIRLAMLQPPRSGLNPLSDDAFKLSRWSTAETLVNLDAEGNAVEGLATSWTRVDDRTWRLTLRQGVTFHDGTELTAERVAACLTFAAGYSTPPRILDGVELTAAAEGADVLVTTGAADPLVPQRLSSPQLAILAAGAYPADGAADGPVDPVGHGTGPFVLKVANGTASATLERYEGYWGDKAAATGIDVTYVPDGTARGAALRTGEAELVEAVPVSQAATIDAALLHEVPMPRTATLYLNTAKGPFADPAVRAAARNALDPAALVETMYEGYADVAAGLLGPALPWAAQERSWGDEVLAGADGAAAAGKVPGAVTDGSVPAGTTITLGTYTDRPELAEMAVVIVQQLEAAGLTVKTDVREYSLIEADALAGSFDAFLLSRATVLDSGDPVAYMVSDFSSAGSFSLSFLADPAVDEALAAAGALEPGPERRAAIMSAEALVLASGAAVPLLHERVLQGEAAGLSGAERDPRERALITSATVVKG; encoded by the coding sequence ATGGACACCTCCACCCCCCTCACCGCAGCGACGGCCCTCAGCCGCCGTCACGTCCTGGCCCTGCTCGGGGTCGGCGCCGCCGCCGGAGCACTCGCGGCCTGCTCCGACTCCACCTCGGCCGGGTCCTCGGGCGCCGACGGCAGGATCCGCCTGGCGATGCTCCAGCCGCCCCGCTCGGGCCTCAACCCCCTGTCCGACGACGCCTTCAAGCTCTCGCGCTGGTCGACCGCCGAGACCCTGGTCAACCTCGACGCCGAGGGCAACGCGGTCGAGGGCCTGGCCACCTCGTGGACGCGGGTCGATGACAGGACCTGGCGCCTCACCCTGCGCCAGGGCGTCACCTTCCACGACGGCACCGAGCTGACGGCCGAGCGCGTCGCCGCCTGCCTCACCTTCGCCGCCGGCTACTCCACGCCCCCGCGCATCCTCGACGGCGTCGAGCTGACCGCGGCCGCCGAGGGCGCCGACGTCCTGGTCACGACCGGAGCCGCCGACCCGCTCGTCCCGCAGCGCCTGTCCAGCCCCCAGCTGGCCATCCTGGCGGCGGGCGCCTACCCGGCCGACGGCGCAGCCGACGGACCGGTCGACCCCGTGGGCCACGGCACCGGACCCTTCGTCCTCAAGGTCGCCAACGGCACCGCCTCGGCGACCCTGGAGCGCTACGAGGGCTACTGGGGGGACAAGGCGGCCGCCACCGGGATCGACGTCACCTACGTGCCCGACGGCACCGCCCGGGGCGCGGCGCTGCGCACCGGAGAGGCCGAGCTCGTCGAGGCGGTCCCGGTGTCCCAGGCCGCCACCATCGACGCCGCGCTCCTCCACGAGGTCCCGATGCCGCGCACGGCGACCCTCTACCTCAACACCGCCAAGGGCCCCTTCGCCGACCCGGCGGTGCGCGCCGCGGCCCGCAACGCCCTGGACCCCGCTGCCCTGGTCGAGACCATGTACGAGGGCTACGCCGACGTCGCCGCCGGTCTCCTGGGCCCGGCCCTGCCCTGGGCCGCCCAGGAGCGCTCCTGGGGCGATGAGGTCCTGGCGGGGGCCGACGGCGCGGCGGCCGCGGGCAAGGTCCCCGGTGCCGTGACCGACGGGAGCGTCCCTGCCGGCACGACCATCACCCTGGGGACCTACACCGACCGCCCCGAGCTGGCGGAGATGGCCGTCGTCATCGTCCAGCAGCTTGAGGCGGCCGGCCTGACCGTCAAGACCGACGTGCGCGAGTACAGCCTCATCGAGGCCGACGCCCTGGCGGGCTCCTTCGACGCCTTCCTCCTGTCGCGAGCCACCGTCCTGGACTCCGGGGACCCGGTGGCCTACATGGTCTCGGACTTCTCCTCGGCCGGCTCCTTCTCCCTGAGCTTCCTGGCCGACCCGGCCGTCGACGAGGCGCTCGCGGCCGCCGGTGCGCTGGAGCCGGGGCCGGAGCGCCGTGCGGCGATCATGTCGGCCGAGGCGCTCGTCCTGGCCTCGGGCGCCGCGGTGCCGCTGCTGCACGAGCGCGTCCTGCAGGGGGAAGCCGCGGGCCTGAGCGGGGCCGAGCGGGACCCCCGCGAGCGCGCCCTCATCACCTCGGCCACCGTGGTCAAGGGCTGA
- a CDS encoding ABC transporter permease subunit, with protein sequence MDGARPPGPARRTRRARALWRPGADGAVTAASRAGAMVVLIVVVGLLPWLSGNDPVLTILRATSAEREATPEVLAAVRERLGLAGGPVGSLRHWVEGLVSGDLGTSWISGEPVGAGLVEALGVSMTLMAAALVVALVTAVLLVLPVLRDGLRGVERRRGGVVAAALTSLPEYLLAPVALLVLSVYLGLLPPYGWGSASQVVLPALSLGLPAGGLLGGLVSDSVTSVLAERWVATWRTAGIGGARFVWAVLRRALTPLTGQVALVVVGLTGGAVAVEKVFAVPGLGRSLLGSATAQDVPALQAGVLILLLLALGAGAAAALARRLLLGQAAGSGGMSAPPPVARSGRGAGLVAVSGAGALVLLVLAGTVRDPYTVVASRLEPPSWALPLGADALGRDVLARVAHGALETVVSALAVTAVCFVVGLALGMAPRASVGFVEVANAAPPVLAGLLVAAVTGPSGIGAAVAVACVAWAPLAAHAAALVQEARERPDVVLAPVLGEGRVRIMTRRVLPAVVPSLAGHAALRLPGIALALAGLGFLGLGAQAPTPEWGLVLAEALPYIERAPWAVATPAAALVLLAVTAVAASRASR encoded by the coding sequence GTGGACGGAGCGCGCCCGCCGGGACCCGCGCGCAGGACGCGCCGAGCTCGGGCCCTGTGGCGCCCCGGCGCCGACGGGGCCGTCACCGCCGCCTCGCGGGCCGGGGCGATGGTCGTGCTCATCGTCGTCGTCGGGCTCCTGCCGTGGCTGTCGGGCAACGACCCGGTCCTGACGATCCTGCGGGCGACCTCCGCCGAGCGCGAGGCCACGCCCGAGGTGCTCGCCGCGGTCCGTGAGCGCCTGGGTCTGGCCGGTGGGCCGGTGGGCTCCCTCAGGCACTGGGTCGAGGGCCTGGTCTCAGGGGACCTGGGCACCTCCTGGATCTCCGGTGAGCCGGTGGGCGCGGGACTGGTCGAGGCCCTCGGCGTCTCGATGACCCTCATGGCGGCGGCGCTGGTCGTCGCGCTGGTCACCGCCGTCCTCCTCGTCCTGCCGGTGCTGCGCGACGGCCTGAGGGGGGTCGAGCGGCGCCGCGGCGGCGTGGTGGCCGCGGCGCTGACCTCCCTGCCCGAGTACCTCCTGGCGCCCGTGGCGCTGCTCGTCCTGTCGGTCTACCTCGGGCTGCTGCCTCCCTACGGGTGGGGCAGCGCCTCCCAGGTGGTCCTGCCCGCGCTGTCCCTGGGGCTGCCGGCCGGCGGACTCCTCGGCGGGCTCGTGTCGGACTCGGTGACCTCGGTGCTGGCCGAGCGCTGGGTCGCGACGTGGAGGACGGCGGGCATCGGTGGCGCCCGGTTCGTCTGGGCCGTCCTGCGTCGGGCCCTCACGCCCCTGACCGGGCAGGTGGCCCTCGTCGTGGTCGGTCTGACGGGCGGGGCCGTGGCGGTCGAGAAGGTCTTCGCCGTCCCCGGCCTGGGGCGCTCGCTGCTCGGCTCGGCCACGGCCCAGGACGTCCCCGCGCTCCAGGCGGGTGTGCTCATCCTGCTCCTGCTGGCCCTGGGCGCCGGGGCCGCCGCCGCCCTGGCGCGCCGCCTCCTGCTCGGGCAGGCGGCAGGATCAGGGGGGATGAGCGCCCCGCCGCCCGTGGCCCGCTCGGGGCGGGGAGCGGGCCTGGTCGCGGTGTCGGGCGCCGGCGCCCTCGTCCTCCTGGTGCTGGCGGGCACCGTCCGCGACCCGTACACCGTCGTCGCCTCCCGCCTCGAGCCGCCCTCGTGGGCGCTGCCCCTGGGGGCCGACGCCCTGGGACGAGACGTCCTGGCGCGGGTGGCGCACGGGGCGCTCGAGACGGTCGTGTCGGCCCTGGCGGTCACCGCCGTGTGCTTCGTCGTGGGGCTGGCCCTGGGCATGGCGCCGCGCGCGTCGGTCGGCTTCGTCGAGGTCGCCAACGCCGCGCCGCCGGTGCTCGCCGGGCTCCTCGTCGCAGCGGTCACCGGCCCCAGCGGAATCGGCGCGGCGGTGGCCGTGGCCTGCGTGGCCTGGGCGCCCCTGGCCGCTCACGCCGCCGCCCTCGTCCAGGAGGCCAGGGAGCGTCCCGACGTCGTCCTGGCCCCGGTTCTCGGAGAGGGACGTGTGCGGATCATGACCCGGCGGGTGCTGCCCGCGGTCGTGCCCTCCCTGGCCGGGCACGCCGCCTTGCGCCTCCCGGGAATCGCCCTGGCCCTGGCAGGACTGGGCTTCCTCGGCCTGGGAGCGCAGGCGCCCACCCCCGAGTGGGGTCTGGTGCTCGCCGAGGCGCTGCCCTACATCGAGCGCGCCCCCTGGGCGGTGGCGACCCCCGCGGCGGCGCTCGTCCTGCTCGCGGTCACCGCCGTGGCCGCCTCCCGCGCCTCGCGCTGA
- the ilvA gene encoding threonine ammonia-lyase, biosynthetic: MNELVSDDGAWDGARYLREVLRAPVYEAAEHTPLQVMEALSERLGSTVEVKREDLQSVHSFKIRGAYTSMRALGEAERERGVVTASAGNHAQGVARSAALLGMRAVIVMPSVTPLIKVDAVRALGGEVLLYGDSFDVAQAEALRLARAEGLTYVPPFDDPRVIAGQGTIGLEMIQQDARIDRIFVPVGGGGLVSGIAVLVKQLMPAVEVIGVEHEESACLRAALAAGRPVDLERVGLFAEGVAVRRVGRETFRLCSALLDDVVTVSSDEVSAAVKDLFEDLRAVPEPSGAIGLAGLKRHAATHGLRGERLACVLSGANLNFHQLRYISERSELGEQREAILGVTIPEVQGEFLRFAAVLGGRSVTEFNYRLDAGGGGRARIFVGVRLSHGRRERTAIVGDLERAGYDVVDLTDDELAKVHVRSMIGGRASAQLRERLFSFEFPESPGALMRFLEVLGTRWNITLFHYRTDGADYGRILTAFEAGPEDAELAEHMDRLGYAYHEETGNPAAVFFLGR; this comes from the coding sequence GTGAACGAGCTGGTGAGTGACGACGGCGCGTGGGACGGCGCCCGCTACCTGCGTGAGGTGCTGCGCGCCCCGGTCTACGAGGCGGCCGAGCACACGCCGCTGCAGGTCATGGAGGCGCTGTCCGAGCGGTTGGGCAGCACCGTGGAGGTCAAGCGTGAGGACCTTCAGAGCGTCCACTCCTTCAAGATCCGCGGCGCCTACACCTCCATGCGCGCCCTGGGGGAGGCCGAGCGCGAGCGCGGCGTCGTGACCGCCTCGGCGGGCAACCACGCCCAGGGGGTCGCCCGCTCGGCCGCCCTGCTGGGCATGCGCGCCGTCATCGTCATGCCCTCGGTCACCCCCCTGATCAAGGTCGACGCCGTGCGGGCGCTGGGCGGGGAGGTCCTCCTGTACGGCGACTCCTTCGACGTCGCCCAGGCCGAGGCCCTCCGCCTGGCGCGGGCCGAGGGGCTCACGTACGTCCCGCCCTTCGACGACCCGCGTGTCATCGCCGGTCAGGGCACGATCGGCCTGGAGATGATCCAGCAGGACGCGCGGATCGACCGGATCTTCGTGCCCGTGGGGGGCGGCGGGCTCGTCTCGGGGATCGCGGTGCTCGTCAAGCAGCTCATGCCCGCCGTCGAGGTCATCGGCGTCGAGCACGAGGAGTCGGCGTGCCTGCGCGCCGCCCTGGCCGCGGGGCGGCCCGTCGACCTCGAGCGGGTCGGGCTGTTCGCCGAGGGCGTCGCGGTGCGCCGGGTGGGGCGGGAGACCTTCCGCCTGTGCTCGGCCCTGCTCGACGACGTCGTCACGGTCTCCTCCGACGAGGTCTCGGCGGCCGTCAAGGACCTCTTCGAGGACCTGCGGGCGGTCCCTGAGCCCTCGGGGGCGATCGGCCTGGCGGGACTCAAGCGCCACGCCGCGACCCACGGGCTGCGGGGGGAGCGGCTGGCCTGCGTCCTGTCGGGGGCCAACCTCAACTTCCACCAGCTGCGCTACATCTCCGAGCGCTCCGAGCTCGGTGAGCAGCGTGAGGCGATCCTGGGGGTCACCATCCCCGAGGTCCAGGGGGAGTTCCTGCGCTTCGCCGCCGTGCTGGGGGGCCGCTCTGTCACCGAGTTCAACTACCGGCTCGACGCGGGAGGTGGCGGTCGGGCCCGCATCTTCGTGGGCGTGCGGCTGTCCCACGGCCGGCGCGAGCGCACCGCCATCGTCGGCGACCTCGAGCGGGCGGGCTACGACGTCGTCGACCTCACCGACGACGAGCTGGCCAAGGTCCACGTGCGCTCGATGATCGGGGGCCGTGCCTCGGCCCAGCTGCGTGAGCGCCTCTTCTCCTTCGAGTTCCCCGAGTCCCCCGGTGCGCTCATGCGCTTCCTCGAGGTGCTGGGGACCCGCTGGAACATCACGCTCTTCCACTACCGCACCGACGGCGCGGACTACGGCAGGATCCTCACGGCCTTCGAGGCGGGCCCCGAGGACGCCGAGCTCGCCGAGCACATGGACCGCCTCGGCTACGCCTACCACGAGGAGACCGGGAACCCGGCTGCCGTCTTCTTCCTGGGCCGGTGA
- a CDS encoding NADPH-dependent FMN reductase encodes MTRIAVVLGSVRPNRSGAGVAQWVLDKANAVEGVEAELVDVASFGLPVFAEEVPPMMAAPKDPAAVAWNEALSAYDAFIFVTPEYNRSIPGALKNAIDFTVPAALANKAVGLVAYSYYNGFRPVEHLRDILVNFTTGVVGPQVNLSLVTDVADGAFAPAPFRDGEIAALVEAVVTQDKALSTLR; translated from the coding sequence ATGACCCGTATCGCCGTCGTCCTCGGATCCGTCCGCCCCAACCGATCTGGCGCCGGTGTGGCCCAGTGGGTCCTCGACAAGGCCAACGCCGTCGAGGGCGTCGAGGCCGAGCTCGTCGACGTCGCCTCCTTCGGCCTGCCGGTCTTCGCCGAGGAGGTCCCCCCGATGATGGCCGCACCGAAGGACCCGGCCGCCGTCGCCTGGAACGAGGCCCTGTCCGCCTACGACGCGTTCATCTTCGTCACCCCCGAGTACAACCGCTCGATCCCCGGTGCCCTCAAGAACGCGATCGACTTCACCGTCCCGGCCGCCCTGGCCAACAAGGCCGTCGGCCTGGTCGCCTACTCCTACTACAACGGCTTCCGCCCGGTCGAGCACCTGCGCGACATCCTGGTCAACTTCACCACCGGCGTCGTGGGCCCCCAGGTCAACCTCTCCCTGGTCACCGACGTCGCCGACGGCGCCTTCGCCCCCGCCCCCTTCCGCGACGGGGAGATCGCCGCGCTCGTCGAGGCCGTCGTCACCCAGGACAAGGCGCTGTCGACCCTGCGCTGA
- a CDS encoding ABC-ATPase domain-containing protein: MSEQERGAHRTDRYGSGGGYRGDGAHRGDGRRRDPGERGYRREAGPAGGRAGRPASRRRFDDEPRDGTLSDLVGHLHALDGRSYAAYKAIRGRYAAPEGWVLHVDRVQADPYAPPTRIRVTVPVSTPGLELLEEAGLLSTADRRLALGDFLTRELHAGFRGTALSIASPGQEILERSAVVIESGDHEPASGRGGGWPGPEDASDAEDARDREDGPVIEIRARVSLPAQGRTVQGHEAARIVGRDLTRELATALDLSGERARRLMAHVAALEDHRALSAAVREAGWVAFLADGSLLPRRSGVSDEPMRAGAVALHAPEALAATVELPHAGTVRGTAIGTGVTVIVGGGYHGKSTLLRAVERGVYPHVPGDGRELVATAPDAVKIRAADGRAVTGVDLTPFISHLPAGRDTAAFTTTNASGSTSQAASLMEAVEVGASVILLDEDTSATNLLIRDSRMRALVSTEREPITPLVDRVGALAAAGVSTVLVMGGSGDYLDVADRVLLLDSYELHDATAQAAQVVASQPRPATALDDLPAPRQRVPLPAPPRVRRGPVRTRAHGLGSLTLDREDIDVSDVAGIVDPGQAEAIAYALRALLERRFDGASTLAQCLEDLEALLDDEGLDALDARPAFLVRPRMVDVAAAVNRYRGLALA; encoded by the coding sequence ATGAGCGAGCAGGAGCGCGGTGCCCACCGCACGGACCGGTACGGCTCTGGCGGCGGCTACCGCGGGGACGGCGCCCACCGCGGGGACGGCAGGCGCAGGGACCCCGGTGAGCGGGGGTACCGCCGGGAGGCGGGGCCCGCGGGCGGGCGCGCAGGCCGCCCGGCCTCACGCCGCCGCTTCGACGACGAGCCGCGCGACGGCACCCTGAGCGACCTCGTCGGTCACCTCCACGCGCTGGACGGCCGCTCCTACGCCGCCTACAAGGCGATCCGCGGCCGCTACGCCGCGCCCGAGGGCTGGGTGCTCCACGTCGACCGCGTGCAGGCCGACCCCTACGCGCCCCCGACGCGCATCCGGGTCACCGTCCCGGTCTCGACGCCGGGGCTCGAGCTGCTCGAGGAGGCGGGCCTGCTGTCCACCGCCGATCGACGCCTGGCCCTGGGGGACTTCCTCACCCGTGAGCTCCACGCCGGGTTCCGGGGCACCGCCCTGTCCATCGCCTCCCCCGGCCAGGAGATCCTCGAGCGCTCGGCCGTGGTCATCGAGAGCGGCGACCACGAGCCCGCCAGTGGGAGGGGCGGAGGCTGGCCGGGGCCCGAGGACGCAAGCGACGCCGAGGACGCGAGGGACCGTGAGGACGGCCCCGTCATCGAGATCCGGGCCCGTGTGAGCCTGCCCGCACAGGGCCGCACGGTCCAGGGCCACGAGGCGGCCCGGATCGTGGGCCGGGACCTGACCCGCGAGCTGGCGACGGCCCTCGACCTCAGCGGTGAGCGCGCCCGCAGGCTCATGGCGCACGTGGCCGCGCTCGAGGACCACCGGGCGCTGAGCGCCGCGGTCCGCGAGGCCGGCTGGGTCGCCTTCCTCGCTGACGGATCCCTCCTTCCCCGCCGCTCCGGGGTGAGCGACGAGCCGATGCGCGCCGGTGCGGTGGCCCTGCACGCCCCGGAGGCGCTGGCCGCCACCGTCGAGCTGCCGCACGCCGGGACGGTGCGGGGCACCGCCATCGGCACGGGCGTCACGGTCATCGTCGGCGGCGGCTACCACGGCAAGTCCACCCTGCTGCGGGCCGTCGAGCGCGGCGTCTACCCCCACGTGCCGGGCGACGGCCGCGAGCTCGTGGCCACGGCCCCGGACGCGGTCAAGATCCGCGCCGCCGACGGGCGCGCGGTCACCGGGGTGGACCTGACCCCCTTCATCTCCCACCTGCCCGCGGGCAGGGACACGGCCGCCTTCACGACCACGAACGCCTCGGGCTCGACCTCCCAGGCCGCCTCCCTCATGGAGGCCGTCGAGGTGGGCGCCTCGGTCATCCTGCTCGACGAGGACACCTCCGCGACCAACCTGCTCATCCGGGACTCGCGCATGCGGGCCCTCGTGTCGACCGAGCGCGAGCCGATCACCCCTCTTGTCGACCGCGTCGGGGCACTGGCCGCGGCGGGGGTCTCGACGGTCCTGGTCATGGGCGGCTCAGGCGACTACCTCGACGTGGCCGACCGCGTGCTCCTGCTCGACTCCTACGAGCTGCACGACGCGACCGCCCAGGCCGCCCAGGTCGTGGCCTCCCAGCCGCGCCCGGCCACCGCGCTGGACGACCTGCCCGCCCCGCGCCAGCGGGTCCCGCTTCCCGCCCCGCCTCGCGTGCGACGCGGGCCGGTGCGCACCCGCGCCCACGGCCTGGGCTCCCTGACCCTGGACCGTGAGGACATCGACGTCTCCGACGTGGCGGGCATCGTCGACCCCGGGCAGGCCGAGGCGATCGCCTACGCCCTGCGCGCCCTGCTCGAGCGCCGCTTCGACGGCGCCTCGACCCTGGCCCAGTGCCTGGAGGACCTTGAGGCGCTGCTCGACGACGAGGGGCTGGACGCCCTCGATGCCCGCCCGGCCTTCCTCGTGCGTCCCCGGATGGTCGACGTCGCCGCGGCGGTCAACCGGTACCGCGGCCTCGCGCTGGCCTGA